A window of the Archocentrus centrarchus isolate MPI-CPG fArcCen1 chromosome 9, fArcCen1, whole genome shotgun sequence genome harbors these coding sequences:
- the LOC115785578 gene encoding granzyme K-like, which produces MFCLKNFSVFLPCLLLFIIQPGRGSEIFGGKEVWPHSLPFMAYVRSETAACGGTLIHPQWVLTAAHCTDMIKVTLGAHSITKEENSKQVREVEKRFPHPYYQNAFQGNDLMLLKLNKPVVRTRTVKWLKFGQTVRDPAAGSKCLVAGWGQTENLYWSDVLRYAYVTVIDRQTCNSRDYYNHDPVITSDMVCAGSSGANKAGTCKGDSGGPLLCNGRLVGVTSFGPVWCGIIKIPAVYSFVSEKQLKWIKETMKSYE; this is translated from the exons ATGTTCTGCCTGAagaatttcagtgtttttctcccATGCCTGCTCCTCTTCATAATCCAGCCAG gTCGTGGTTCTGAGATCTTTGGAGGGAAAGAAGTCTGGCCACACTCGCTGCCCTTCATGGCTTATGTGAGAAGTGAAACAGCAGCCTGTGGCGGGACTTTAATCCATCCACAGTGGGTCCTGACGGCCGCCCACTGCACTGA tATGATTAAAGTGACCCTGGGAGCGCACTCCATCACAAAAGAGGAAAATTCTAAGCAGGTCCGAGAGGTTGAGAAACGTTTTCCTCATCCCTACTATCAGAATGCATTCCAGGGCAACGACCTCATGTTGCTCAAG CTGAACAAACCTGTGGTTCGAACACGGACGGTGAAATGGCTCAAGTTTGGCCAAACTGTCAGAGACCCTGCAGCTGGCAGTAAGTGTCTGGTAGCTGGATGGGGACAGACTGAAAATTTATACTGGTCAGATGTCCTCCGATATGCATACGTGACTGTGATCGACAGACAGACGTGCAACTCTCGTGATTATTACAACCACGACCCTGTTATCACCAGTGACATGGTCTGTGCTGGTTCAAGTGGTGCAAACAAGGCTGGTACCTGTAAA GGGGATTCAGGAGGGCCGCTGTTGTGCAATGGTCGGCTGGTTGGAGTCACTTCTTTTGGACCTGTGTGGTGTGGTATCATTAAAATACCTGCAGTCTATTCATTTGTCTCAGAGAAGCAACTCAAGTGGATCAAAGAAACAATGAAGTCATATGAATGA
- the LOC115785870 gene encoding granzyme A-like, producing the protein MFCLKDFSVFLPCLLLFIIQPGRGSEIIDGKEVWPHSLPFMAYLRSKNSACGGTLIDPQWVLTAAHCTNMIKVTLGAHSITKREKYSKQVREVEKRFPHPYYQNAFQGNDLMLLKLNKPVVRTRTVKWLKFGQTVRDPAAGSKCLVAGWGRIENNQRSDVLRYAYVTVIDRQKCNSRDYYNHRPVITSGMVCAGSNGANKAGTCAGDSGGPLLCNGRLVGVTSFGPRECGTIDKPGVYSFVSEKQLKWIKETMNSYE; encoded by the exons ATGTTCTGCCTGAaggatttcagtgtttttctcccATGCCTGCTCCTCTTCATAATCCAGCCAG gTCGTGGTTCTGAGATCATTGATGGGAAAGAAGTCTGGCCACACTCGCTGCCCTTCATGGCTTATCTGAGAAGTAAAAACTCAGCTTGTGGCGGGACTTTAATCGATCCACAGTGGGTCCTGACGGCCGCCCACTGCACTAA tATGATTAAAGTGACCCTGGGAGCGCACTCCATCACAAAACGGGAAAAATATTCTAAGCAGGTCCGAGAGGTTGAGAAACGTTTTCCTCATCCCTACTATCAGAATGCATTCCAGGGCAACGACCTCATGTTGCTCAAG CTGAACAAACCTGTGGTTCGAACACGGACGGTGAAATGGCTCAAGTTTGGCCAAACTGTCAGAGACCCTGCAGCTGGCAGTAAGTGTCTGGTAGCTGGATGGGGACGAATTGAAAACAACCAAAGATCAGATGTCCTCCGATATGCATACGTGACTGTGATCGACAGACAGAAGTGCAACTCTCGTGATTATTACAACCACAGACCTGTTATCACCAGTGGCATGGTCTGCGCTGGTTCAAATGGTGCAAACAAGGCTGGTACCTGTGCT GGGGATTCAGGAGGGCCGCTGTTGTGCAATGGTCGGCTGGTTGGAGTCACTTCTTTTGGACCTCGCGAGTGTGGTACCATTGATAAACCTGGAGTCTATTCATTTGTCTCAGAGAAGCAACTCAAGTGGATCAAAGAAACAATGAACTCATATGAATGA